The Numida meleagris isolate 19003 breed g44 Domestic line chromosome 18, NumMel1.0, whole genome shotgun sequence genome segment CTCAGCACCACCTGCCAACACACCCTTCTCTCTCCATGctctcttctccaagaaaaCAGGCTTTGCATCACCCCAGTGCACAGCTCAGGCAAGCTGCAAAGCAGGGAGTGCTGCTTACAGGCTGCTCTGCCACACACTGGCTAAAGCccagaaagcagctgcattGCAAGAAGGCTGCGCCTCGTCAAGGAAGTACAGCAGTTCACATTTCTGCTCCCTAACACATCCTCCTGAAGCAGCTAGACATTTTGGCTGACTCTACTTTGCACAAGGGTGAGGAGGAGCAACAAGCCAGGGCAAGCTGGAGGCGAATCCTAGGCCTTGGTTTATAAAGGAAGACTGGTTGCAACTGGAAGGGCCAGTTTATTAGAGAAACCTCACATTGCGGAGAATTCACAACACATTGGAAAGGGTCTGGGCCTGCTGAGGGGGCCAGTCTTCTGCAGCCACACAGATCTATGTTGCCCAGGTCCAACCCCAGCAGGTGCCACAAAGGGAAGGGTTAACTGTAGCACAGCTTATGTTTACAAGCAGACTGAGAGAGCCAGTACTAAAGTTCAAAAAGAGCCTCCCTGTTAGACAATGgttaaaactgaaatgtttaaaatgtttaaaagctCCATTTTCCTGGCTGCAGCATGAAAGGGAGGCAAAGGTCTACAACACACACAGCTCTCTGTGGGTCTCGGCACTCAATCTGCTCTACCAGTGTAGGCCGGAGGGGGGGGTCTTCTCATCTTTGTTGCTTTCCAGAGAAAAGGGTGGGATTCGGACATCAAAGTGGGAACCATCAGGCCTCTCAAATCGAAAAGTACCCCTGCAAAATAATGGTAGAGATCACACTGAGGCCAGGGAGAAACACAGCTAGGAATCATCAGCTAGGCGCTAAGAAACAAGCTCTTCCACATCCTGCAGAGGGAGTGGGGCTGGTTCAGCATCTGTCTGCCAGGATGACTCATTTATTGGAAGACTCCTGGGCAGTTTACATCACATCTCTAATACACATTTCCTGAATAAAGATGTCATGATTGGAGCCTCCTGGAGGCAAATGCACTCCAAGCATCTGCAGCAATGTTTATCTCACACCCACCCCAGAGGAGATAGAACCATCTGAActatttttacaaaatgattGCAAGTAAACTCTGATTTGCCTTTCTTGGCAGAAGCTCCAGTAGTTGTCTGCGATAATATGAAATCCCATTACAGAAGCAATTGCAAATGATGTCCACTTTGCACTTCAGAAAGGGTGTGGAGGAACTGAATCTACCTGCTATTGAACTCAAAAAGAATTTGCCACGTCCCTATTATTCTCACTGCCCTGAACTTCAGAACCTTCGTCTTCTTTCCGGGATGCatgagagaggggaaaaaataaaaacaccacaACTATTTTTATTCCCCAGGGCATACATTCAGGCAATTCAAAATGCATAACATGTCAAACAAGGGTATATCCTATAGGCAAAGAGCTGCTCTCATGCTTTTCCCAACTCAGACAAAGGCAGTTTCAAGGCAGCTTAACATCTGAAACAGATTTACTCAAAAAACATGAGCCAGAGACCTGTCACGCAGCGGGCAAGAGGTGGCTGCACATTTATTGTCCAGAGACAACACTAAATGTACTAACCTAgttgaaatgcaaaacaagaagaaactgCTTTAACCGTGCAATACAGCAGAACTCAGGCTGAGCACTTTCCCACCTGCACTTACAGAAGAGAAGACCTGGATGCCAGTTAAACTGAAGGTCCCAGCTGGCCTAAACTGGGAGTAACCCCACGTGCCAATTCTTTCTGAACACAAAACTGCACTGCAGGAACAGAATCCAAGCCCAGTGAAAGAGCAGCCCCCTGTAAGGAGGGAGCACCCTTGTACACCATCTCTGCTGCCTAGGGAAATGTCAGCATGAAGCCTTGCACCAAGGACTGAAAGGGAAACTGAGTGCAGCAGAAGATCATAGAGAACTGCTTCATGTCTTTTCAAATCCAGTTCAGCAGAGACCAGAGAAGGAGGATAAATTAGCTTAGAGCCTTCTTAGTGCAGAAAATCAACAGATCTTCTTAACCCTAACTGGGATTACTACTGTGAAGAAGCTTACACAAAGACCCACTTTAAGTAAATCCCATCCTGTCCACTTCCACCCACCTTTAAGCCACAACTCCAGACTGCAAACTGCGTCCCAGCTGAGTGCTGTGGGATCCTACATCTAAACCACAACTGCAGAAATAAGTGTTTCTTACCACATGTGACCACTGGATGCCTGCAGGGAGACGTGACTGCTGTACTGAAATGCTGGCTGTTCTTTGGATAAAACTGGCTCctgagaaaacaagaagagacCACTCTATATCAGCAAAGGATCTTATGATTCCTCCACAGACAGGTGTCAACAGGCAATTTatacaacaagaagaaaaccagaGACGCACAACCTTCAAAATGGTATTTGGCACTAGTCCctcttttctgttccttaaCTCTTCAGCATCATTCCCAACCACATGGCAAACAACACACCCAGAGAGTAACACCAGTCTCGCATATTATTCCAGTTTTCCCATTATCAGTAATTCAGGAACATTCTGTATGAAGTTTCAGTTCACACATAAAAAGCTTGAGtgtttttggttctttttttttccattcctgtttTCTATTCTACTTCTATTGCCCACTAAGCAATTCAATCCAGCTGCAGGATACCTACCCTTCCAACAACGCCGCGGCCTCGGACTGTTTCCAGGGTGCCAGATAAGCTAAATATCCTCCAGTGCCTTTCTCGGAGCTGTACCACTTCACTGTCAAGGTTCTCCAAGCGAATACAGTAGCGCCACTGGACAGAAGAAAAACCCTTATCAAGAACCAGAATCAGCTGCAAAGAGTTGATAACCCGTAGCCAATACTGGGAAACAGTTGCCAGGCAAGGGCTACTCTCCCTCAGAGTTTAACACACAGCAATGATGCCACAGCAAATAAACTCCTTCCCTTTAGCTGCTTCGCAAAACAAAAGGCACTTACCCAGTAGACATGGGAATTCTGGGCTTCCTgtcaagagaaacaaaagactTTAGCAGCTGCCCTTCAATGCTCAGTGCCAAAACCTCTTCAGCTGTCAGTACAGCACAAGCACAGGAGCTCTCTCTCCATGCCAGCTTGACGCAGACAACTCACGTGAGCACAGAGACAGCTGCTCTCCAAAGCAGCCCATCAGTTACTGCCTGGCACTGGCTCTGCTCTAGACATAGCCATGAGGTGGGAGATTTGCAAGGATCTCATGACTACAGAGGGTTGATCTCCATGTTAATTAGGCACATTTTACAGATCCAGAAACACCCGTTTCCTTGCCTTCAGGCACCTGTTTTTCTGATGAGGTTAGGACAAACATCAGCTGGACCCCACGGTAGCTGCAGTTCTGCACCAGAACATTCACCCATCACAGCGCAGCTCCCCAACAGCTGCACTCCTCCAGACTCAGAAATCAAACTGTGACTGTAATTCCCAGCCCTTCCCCCCAGGAGGCTATTACAgccttgttgtttttaatggtCCACATCAAGATGCTGCACTACGAAGAGTGCATGGTTATGTATTAAATCTACAGGCTTCTGATCTCCATTAGAGATAGGATACAGGGGTCAACACCCACAGCACCTCACTGCTAGGCAGGATAACAGGCTTGTGGCACCAAAGATGTCTGCTGGAGTAACATTACATGCACACCCAGCTGCTTTCTGGGACAGTAAAGGACAAATTTACAAGCTTTCCTAAATATCTTCCTGACAGCATTCTGCAGTAAAGTCCAGGGTATCTCCTACCCAACAAATAACAAGAGGAATCCAAGCGCAGGAGTTATTCCCCAGGAAATCATGACAAAGCAGTTTCACGTTCATACATGAGCTGGACAATGAAATTGCAAAAGGGATCAAAAAGTAATTTCTCCAGTAAGCAAAAAGTACTTCCAGTCAGTAAACAggccttagaaaaaaaaaaagttaaacagaTCACAGAACTAACACAGCAAGATGCAACACAGACCTACCCTCATGCCCATATAGAAAGGGATGACTGTGACTCGAATGTTCTCTGTGGTTTCCCGGTGCACATCAGAGAGCTCTAACCAGGGGTGGTTCTTCTCCTGCCATGCACAAAGAGTATCCCTTGCTACAAAAGGTGGAACTGTAAGGAGGGAGAGATTAGAGTTCTTAAGTATACTGTAACCACATAGTTACAAAAATAGAGGAAGCTTTACTGTAACAAAAATCCACACCAGACCACAAGTTTTATATTGTATCCAAGATGATAGATGGGTTCTAGATACTTGTAATAGAATGTATCAAGCATCTGGTCCTGAAGATTTTCCTCGGAGGCCAAAAATTACCTTTTGTTTGGTCATACATGAGAAATCTCTCAAAGAGCTCATGCTGGATGGGCACTTGATCAGTGGAGCTGTAGGGAAGGATATCTTCATGGCTTACATAGTCTAAACCTGAAAAAGAAACCCCAAAAAGCCACTGAACTTCTCCAGAAGAAAGTTGCTCAGAAGTCCCCTGGCAGAGAAACACTGGTAAGAAGTTAAGAAAGGGATTAATGCCAAAACTATAATTGCAAGCAAGATGGGAGGAAATGAGCTAGCAATAACCTTGGCAGCATTCTGCTGTGAGATTTCTCTACAGGGTGAATTCCAGACAGGGGCTGCAATGTGACCATACTGTCACAAAAGGCCTTTGGACAGCAAATGCataggacaaaaaaaagaggtctAGTGGTCTTGGTAATAAAGCAGAATAGCTTGTATGCAACAGAGTATGCATATGGGATCTATGTCTCAGTAGCTCTGAGCAGCCATGACTTTGATCATAGAGTCTGTCAAACTTCTATCTATCCAAAAGGGCTTCACATATTTTAGTTGCTTCTAACAGGGCCCTAAATCACACACAGGTCTATTACAGCAATGTCCTACATGCACTGCTGCTTCACTGGTAGAAGTTGGTTCTTTGTGACTTTTTGAGCTCACTTCATGACAAATCACATCTCCACAGAAGTTACAGGTGCATTTTACTAACCTGGTATGGCATAGAGGGCTCTGCTGTCATCATGATTTGCCAGGAACGTCACCGCTTCCGTCTGCGACCTCTGGgactgagaaaaggaagatttgtGTCTTTCAGTGCAGATTTTCATGGGTCGGTTTCCAGTTACATTTCAGTTTACTGTTGTTCTTTCTGAAGTGTATAACATTTGTTTGACTTGACCAATTCCCCTCCTGACATTTCTAGGCTAACTCTTCACCCAAACAGTTCAAAAACATTCTCAGTGCTGCAACTTACATTCACAATTGCCTacacataacaaaataggaacGCCAAGAAGATGAGGAAATAAGGgttgaaaggggaaaaacaatcCAGAAAACAGCTGTATGACATTCCAGGACACTTTTCCCAGGGAAATTATGACTTGACAAACATTAACTATGTAGATTTATATccactggaagaaaagcattcaCATTGGAGAAGATATCTTAATTTCAATACCAAGATTATATTGGTTACTTACTATATGTGGACAATCCCGAGCATCTATTAGCACCTGATAGTAAGTATGCGTTTTGCCCTTGACCTCTTTGGAACCATGGCCTGCTACGTTCTCACTcctaaacagaaaagcagaacactgAGCTCAAGCATGTGCTCACCAACCCCTGCTTCAACTGGTGCTCAGAAGGGGAAGGAGTTCACTTAGGATGGTAGCACTTGCTAAGAAGTGTAAACATAACAGTGTATAAACAAGAAAGAATTCTTACTTTTCTGTGACAGGAGAAGCAACATCTCGATCATAGAGCCTAGCTT includes the following:
- the POLDIP2 gene encoding polymerase delta-interacting protein 2, which translates into the protein MSGGAARRYLAAALGRCRARGLPLWEPPPARGPRPLSGGSVAAFSLLPRRHLSSRNRLEGKVLETVGVFEAPKQHGKYETGQLFLHSVFGYRGIVLFPWQARLYDRDVASPVTEKSENVAGHGSKEVKGKTHTYYQVLIDARDCPHISQRSQTEAVTFLANHDDSRALYAIPGLDYVSHEDILPYSSTDQVPIQHELFERFLMYDQTKVPPFVARDTLCAWQEKNHPWLELSDVHRETTENIRVTVIPFYMGMREAQNSHVYWWRYCIRLENLDSEVVQLRERHWRIFSLSGTLETVRGRGVVGREPVLSKEQPAFQYSSHVSLQASSGHMWGTFRFERPDGSHFDVRIPPFSLESNKDEKTPPSGLHW